ATATCGAGGATGCGCTCGCAGCCTACGGTGAGCGAGCTGCGTACGAGGGGGATGGGGCAACGCTTCTCCATGTCCTCCCCAGTATGGAGATCGACGTCACCGACGCCGAGGACGAGCTGGATGAGGCCGAACGATGGGAAGAGCGTGCGTATGACGTCCAGGGACGACTTGATGGAGATGAATTCGAACGAACTCAAACGCTGCGGCGTAATATCACGATGGTCGAAGATCTCGCCGAGTGTCAAGAACACCTTCACGGAATTTTTAATGAACTCGATGAAGAGTGGAATGTTTGGGATGATGACGAAGCCAGTGAGCGCGATCGCCCCGAGCAGGATGATCTCGAGCCTGCAGACACACTCCACGGAGAGATCGAAGAGTTACTTGGCGAGTGGGGGACGGTGACTGACGGGATCGGCGACAAGGTGAACCAGATCGACTGGCAGTTGGAACAGCTCGAAACGATGCAGGGCGCTGTAGATCTGATGTGGCAGGCCACGGTCCCAGAGCTCGATCAAGTCCGGCTGGCGCGAGAAGACTTCGAGTCCGTTGAGGCGGAACTCGAGGACACTGAATCGGCTGCCCCCGAGGAAATCGCCGACGAAGCGTGGCTGGAGCTCGCTGAGACGTGGCGCGAAGAGGCGGAAGAAGTCGAGCGCTCGCTTGTGTCCGGCACACCCAGCTCATAAAAACAACTGTCCCGCGTTCGGAGCCGCGGTCCCAACCGATAAATCGCTCCCGCGACTACCCACTCCCGTGCAGGTCGTCGACTACCGGACGGGCGCTCGTGCGGACGCGGAGCCGGCGTTGGTTCTCGCGAGCCAGGGCGAGTTGGAGCGCGAACCGCTCACACCGGGGCGGGAACTCGCGTACACGCTCGGCGAGCGACACTGTGCCGGGGCGATAGACGACGAGGAACACCTGCCCTGTGTCGCTCCGGCGGCGCCGTACTGCGAACTGCACGACTCGACGTGGGTCTGTGCGAAGTGTACCGGGACCTGCCTGAAGCGGGAGATGGACTGTCACACCGACCACGTCATCTACCTGGCGGCCTTCGCGCCGGCGACGTTCAAAGTCGGCGTGACTGGACGGTCCGATCCCGCTATCCGGCTCCGCGAGCAGGGTGCGGATCGGGGCGCGGTCGTCGGACGCGTCGCCGACGGCCGGATCGCCCGGGAACTCGAAGCCGAAATTGCGGCCACGACGCCACTTCCGGATTCGGTCCGCGTCGCGACGAAGGTCGAGGGGATGGGTCTCGGGGTCGACGAGAGGGCGTGGGAGCGACTGCTCGAGGGGTTCGACGTCGAGACGACCTACGACTTCGAGTACGGCCTCGGACTCGACACCGCGCCGATCCCCGACACGTTCGCCGCCGGAACCGTCCTCGGGACGAAGGGTCGCGTACTCGTCGTGGAGCGTTCGGGGGGTCGCTTCGCCGTCGATATGCGGTCGCTGGTCGGGTACGAACTCGAACCGGGGGCGGAGACGCGGGCGTTGCAGTCGAATCTCGGGTCGTTCGGCTGACCGTTGCTCACGTCTCGCCCGTAACCTGTGGACTTTTTTGTCGGGAGCCGAAAGAGCGGGTATGACAGACGAAGAGGAGTCCGAAGCCGAGGGCGAAAGCGGGGACGAAGAGAAGTCGTTCCGCGAGCGCGTCGAGGAGATCAGACAACAACGTTCCGAGGAAGGCGGCGAGGGCGACGGAGAGGAGATGAGCCGCGAGGAGAAGATGCAGGAGATGATGGGCGGCGGTGGCGGTCCCGGCGGCATGGGCGGCGGTGGGATGGGCGGCAGCCCCTTCGCGCAGATGATGGGCGGGATGATGGGCGGCGGTGGCGGTCCCGGCGGCATGGGCGGCGGCCCGCCCGGGATGGGCGGTCCCGCCGAAGCCGGAGACGAGGAGGCCGGCAACGAGGAACTCGTCCGCGAGGTCCGGAAGGTCCGCGACGAACTCCACGACATCCGACGCGAGATCGAGCGCATCGGCGACGCCCTAGAGGAGTAACGGAGACACGGCGCGCTCGGCGCCGATCCTTTTTATTCGCTATGCAGCCGGCGGATGACGGTCGTGTAGCTGTCGATCTTTGCCGTTTGTTTGTAAATCGATTTCCGGCTGCCGACCCGGACGTACACTCCGATTTATAAGTAGCCGGCGTCGGCGAGCCGATCGACGGCCTCGCGGAGCCGGTCCTCGCTCGCGGCGTAGGAGAGTCGCGCGTAGCCGGGCGTCCCGAAGGCGCTGCCCGGGACGGTCGCGACGTGGGCCTCCTCGATGGCCCCCTCACACCACGCCTGGTCGTCGTCATCGACGGGCAACATCATGTAGAACGCGCCGTCCGGGACGGGGACGTCGATGCCGTGCTCGCCGAACAGTTCGACGAGCATATCGCGTCGATCCTCGAAGGCGTCGCGCATCTCCGCGACCGCCTCGTCGGTGCTCTCCAGCGCCTCGATCCCGGCGTGTTGGACGAAGTTCGCCGCACACGACACCGAGTGCGAGTGGAGCTTTGCCGCCTGTTCGACGAGCGCCTCGGGGGCGGCGAGGTAGCCGAGCCGCCACCCGGTCATCGAGTACGCCTTCGAAAAGCCGTTGATCGTGACCGTCCGGTCGCCCATTCCCTCGAGGGAGCCGAGGGAGGTCTGTTCGACCCCGTAGGTGACCGCGTCGTAGATCTCATCGGAGATGACCGTCACGTCGTGTTCGACCGCGAGGTCGCGAACACCCTCGAGGGCGGCATCGGTAAACACTGCCCCCGAGGGGTTCGACGGCGAGTTGATGACGAGCACTTCGGTGTCGTCCGAGACCGTCGCCGCGAGGTCGTCGAGCACCGGCTCGAGCTGGAAGCCCGAACCGGAGAGGTCGATCCGGGAGAGTTCCCCGCCGGCCAGCTTCGCCATCGCCTCGTAGCTGACCCAGGCCGGATCCAGGAGGACGACCTCGTCGCCGTCGTCGACGAGCGTCTGGAACGTCTCGTAGAGGGCCTGCTTGCCACCCGGGGTGACGATGATCTCGTCGGTCGTGTACGCGAGCCCGTCCGAATCGAGCTTCTCGGCGATGGCCTCTTTGAGCCCCGGGATGCCGTTCGAGGGCGTGTAGCCGGTGTGACCGGCGTCGAGGGCGTCCTTGCCGGCCTCGACGACGTTCTCCGGCGTCGGGAAGTCGGGTTCGCCGACCGAGAGGTCGACGACGTCGACGCCGTCGGCTTCGAGTTCCGATGCGAGGTTGCTGATCGCGAGCGTCGCGCTGGGTTCGACCCGCCCGACGCGCTCGGTGAATTGCATTGTCATAGTGTATCGAGTTCCTCCGCGAGTGAAATAGCGCTTCGGACGGCGCTCGCGCCGTGGTGGGTCCGCTCTTCGGCCTCCGCCTGGCTCATTCCGGGGCCGGT
The genomic region above belongs to Natronomonas moolapensis 8.8.11 and contains:
- a CDS encoding pyridoxal phosphate-dependent aminotransferase; its protein translation is MTMQFTERVGRVEPSATLAISNLASELEADGVDVVDLSVGEPDFPTPENVVEAGKDALDAGHTGYTPSNGIPGLKEAIAEKLDSDGLAYTTDEIIVTPGGKQALYETFQTLVDDGDEVVLLDPAWVSYEAMAKLAGGELSRIDLSGSGFQLEPVLDDLAATVSDDTEVLVINSPSNPSGAVFTDAALEGVRDLAVEHDVTVISDEIYDAVTYGVEQTSLGSLEGMGDRTVTINGFSKAYSMTGWRLGYLAAPEALVEQAAKLHSHSVSCAANFVQHAGIEALESTDEAVAEMRDAFEDRRDMLVELFGEHGIDVPVPDGAFYMMLPVDDDDQAWCEGAIEEAHVATVPGSAFGTPGYARLSYAASEDRLREAVDRLADAGYL
- a CDS encoding DUF2797 domain-containing protein translates to MQVVDYRTGARADAEPALVLASQGELEREPLTPGRELAYTLGERHCAGAIDDEEHLPCVAPAAPYCELHDSTWVCAKCTGTCLKREMDCHTDHVIYLAAFAPATFKVGVTGRSDPAIRLREQGADRGAVVGRVADGRIARELEAEIAATTPLPDSVRVATKVEGMGLGVDERAWERLLEGFDVETTYDFEYGLGLDTAPIPDTFAAGTVLGTKGRVLVVERSGGRFAVDMRSLVGYELEPGAETRALQSNLGSFG